A DNA window from Citrobacter tructae contains the following coding sequences:
- a CDS encoding head-tail adaptor produces the protein MPFLDVTDVLLDPDFCDYTLVCTRNAQTVDADGFATNTKEEISFNGVVTVDRALEAKRMAAGQVIGGAILVVTTFRLTQGQPGQDADVVLYNGRHYRVTFVDPYTSYGAGFVQAHCELMELDGGTPVE, from the coding sequence ATGCCTTTTCTCGATGTGACTGACGTGCTGCTCGACCCTGACTTCTGCGACTACACGCTGGTATGCACCCGCAATGCGCAGACGGTTGACGCTGATGGATTCGCGACCAACACCAAAGAGGAAATCTCTTTCAACGGCGTAGTGACAGTGGACCGCGCTCTGGAAGCCAAACGTATGGCGGCGGGGCAGGTTATCGGCGGTGCGATTCTTGTCGTGACCACATTTCGCTTAACGCAGGGGCAGCCAGGGCAGGATGCTGATGTGGTGCTCTACAACGGGCGGCATTACCGCGTCACGTTTGTGGATCCCTACACCTCATACGGTGCCGGGTTCGTTCAGGCTCACTGCGAGCTGATGGAGCTCGACGGAGGTACGCCAGTTGAATGA
- a CDS encoding DUF4054 domain-containing protein, with protein MPKNSLLPTSDQFRTDFPEFTDKNKYPEPSVNFYLNQADCLLNQDVFGCQFVYLAELFTAHYTELRGKAIAGAATGGGVNSSGGGVLTSKSVDKVSASYDVSGVINPDAGFWNNTGYGREFYWWWSMSGAGGRQLL; from the coding sequence ATGCCAAAAAACAGCCTTCTGCCAACAAGTGATCAGTTCCGCACCGACTTCCCCGAGTTTACCGACAAAAACAAATACCCTGAGCCATCTGTAAATTTCTACCTGAACCAGGCTGACTGCCTGCTCAATCAGGATGTATTCGGCTGTCAGTTTGTTTACCTCGCCGAGTTGTTCACGGCCCACTACACAGAGTTGCGTGGTAAGGCCATTGCTGGCGCAGCAACTGGTGGCGGAGTTAACTCCTCCGGAGGCGGCGTCCTCACATCCAAATCTGTGGACAAGGTTTCCGCCAGCTATGACGTATCTGGCGTGATCAACCCAGATGCCGGTTTCTGGAATAACACCGGGTACGGGCGCGAATTCTACTGGTGGTGGTCGATGTCGGGCGCAGGTGGACGGCAATTGCTATGA
- a CDS encoding STY1053 family phage-associated protein, translating into MKYLVTSGAVLRFTDGSHVELKPGVHSFEKRVTEHWAFNAHAQAITEDELRQSLGGEDLALKVSELETTITGLQQQVDEKAATIDDQLKQIEEKNSTITGLQQQVDELTEKLAAQEAGNAKKQPSANK; encoded by the coding sequence ATGAAATATCTCGTAACTTCCGGTGCGGTTCTGCGCTTCACCGACGGCTCGCATGTCGAGTTGAAGCCTGGCGTGCACAGCTTTGAAAAACGCGTGACCGAGCACTGGGCGTTTAATGCCCATGCGCAGGCCATAACTGAAGATGAGTTGAGGCAGAGTCTGGGTGGCGAAGACCTCGCATTGAAGGTCTCCGAGCTGGAAACCACCATCACCGGCCTGCAGCAGCAGGTGGATGAAAAAGCCGCCACTATCGACGATCAGCTTAAGCAGATTGAAGAGAAAAACAGCACCATCACCGGCCTGCAGCAGCAGGTGGATGAGCTAACTGAAAAGCTGGCGGCACAGGAGGCTGGCAATGCCAAAAAACAGCCTTCTGCCAACAAGTGA
- a CDS encoding DUF2184 domain-containing protein, translated as MFTIDKATVDAAGVFLVGELERLDQTLNLPLVSYKWSRDMPLRSDVSIADEQSSFTNTDIAAAGGVNPNGKNWIGKNSTAIPQTNLYIEKTAQPLSLWGMELGWTLPELASAQQVGRPVDSQKYDAMQLKWNMDIDEQVYIGDTDLGITGLLNLSQVTPISAAKAWVSATPDEIVQDFNLILSQAWVSSGYAICPRKVGLAPELFGLLSSKKVSDAGNISVLEYVKINCIAFQENGVPLEIVSMKWASKRGAAGAHRVVAYTQDEKFIRFPLVPLLNTPLEYRGLYQLTTYYGRLGQVETPYGNTIAYMDVPVA; from the coding sequence ATGTTTACTATCGATAAAGCCACCGTAGACGCTGCAGGCGTATTCCTGGTCGGCGAACTTGAGCGTCTTGATCAGACGCTAAACCTGCCGCTGGTCAGCTATAAGTGGTCGCGTGATATGCCGCTGCGCAGTGACGTATCTATCGCTGATGAGCAGTCCTCCTTCACCAACACCGATATCGCGGCAGCTGGTGGTGTTAACCCGAACGGCAAAAACTGGATCGGCAAAAACTCCACTGCGATCCCACAGACCAATCTCTATATCGAGAAAACTGCTCAACCATTGAGCCTGTGGGGTATGGAGCTGGGATGGACTCTTCCTGAACTGGCATCAGCTCAACAGGTTGGGCGTCCGGTAGACAGCCAGAAGTACGATGCCATGCAGCTCAAGTGGAACATGGACATCGATGAGCAGGTTTATATCGGCGATACTGACCTGGGGATTACTGGCCTGCTGAATCTCTCTCAGGTAACGCCAATCAGCGCTGCTAAGGCGTGGGTTAGCGCAACGCCTGACGAAATTGTGCAGGATTTCAACCTGATTCTTTCCCAGGCATGGGTGAGCTCTGGTTACGCGATCTGCCCGAGAAAAGTTGGCCTGGCGCCTGAACTGTTCGGGCTGCTGTCGAGCAAAAAGGTTTCTGATGCAGGTAACATCTCCGTGCTGGAGTACGTGAAAATCAACTGCATCGCGTTCCAGGAAAACGGCGTACCGCTGGAAATCGTGTCCATGAAGTGGGCATCCAAGCGTGGCGCAGCTGGTGCTCACCGGGTCGTGGCGTACACGCAGGACGAGAAGTTCATCCGCTTCCCGCTGGTGCCGCTCCTGAATACCCCACTGGAATACCGCGGCCTGTATCAGCTGACAACCTACTACGGCCGCTTGGGCCAGGTTGAAACACCTTACGGCAACACCATCGCCTACATGGACGTGCCTGTAGCGTAA
- a CDS encoding structural cement protein Gp24, whose product MAGKAYLTRMGIGFPGSVTRPQDLTAEPAILDAAKPFPSYGLAGKNLNGKFVPLEAGDTVADVAGLFVRPYPTTNPTDARALGVTAGYTGDQLKRGYICVAVPTAQAGTAKKGDKVYIRVAAATTASPLGSVVLTPDGTASNTPELTIAKVMGPGDAAATTTHGNVEIAYNI is encoded by the coding sequence ATGGCTGGTAAAGCTTATTTAACTCGCATGGGGATTGGTTTCCCAGGCTCCGTAACCCGTCCGCAGGATCTCACCGCAGAGCCTGCAATTCTCGATGCTGCTAAGCCATTCCCTTCGTATGGCCTGGCTGGCAAAAACCTCAACGGTAAATTCGTGCCACTGGAGGCCGGTGACACCGTTGCTGACGTAGCTGGCCTGTTCGTTCGTCCGTATCCAACGACCAACCCGACTGATGCTCGCGCGCTGGGTGTAACGGCCGGATACACCGGCGACCAACTGAAACGTGGTTATATCTGCGTGGCCGTCCCTACGGCTCAGGCCGGTACTGCCAAGAAGGGTGACAAGGTTTACATCCGTGTAGCTGCGGCTACGACGGCAAGTCCTTTAGGTTCTGTGGTACTCACTCCTGATGGCACCGCATCTAACACCCCTGAGTTGACCATTGCGAAAGTGATGGGCCCTGGCGATGCAGCAGCAACCACCACCCACGGCAACGTTGAAATCGCCTACAACATCTAA